One Oncorhynchus clarkii lewisi isolate Uvic-CL-2024 chromosome 32, UVic_Ocla_1.0, whole genome shotgun sequence DNA window includes the following coding sequences:
- the LOC139392089 gene encoding tissue factor pathway inhibitor 2-like, translating to MEFSSLIFLIFSCSLCYVFALSPKQEVCLLPVDEGPCRGDSQRYYYNTITQQCEVFSYGGCQGNGNNFMSFMECKKACFRIPKIPQICRFQKEEGPCRAMHWRYFFNMTTMQCEQFVYGGCQGNENRFQNQMSCMEYCRPHKTTPMLCLDPLDKGGCAASILRYYYNSASRMCEQFIYSGCGGSSNNFISRQSCMDVCAKARKPWKPRRTGLKRTTAKKRIRIKSNNGIKWSKI from the exons ATGGAGTTCAGTTCATTGATTTTTCTGATATTTTCATGCTCCCTTTGTTACGTTTTTGCGTTGTCACCGAAACAAG AGGTGTGTCTTCTTCCAGTAGACGAGGGGCCTTGCAGAGGAGATAGCCAGCGTTACTACTACAATACTATCACTCAACAATGCGAGGTGTTCAGCTATGGAGGCTGCCAAGGGAATGGCAACAACTTCATGAGTTTTATGGAATGTAAGAAAGCATGTTTTAGGATACCAA AGATCCCCCAGATCTGCAGGTTCCAGAAGGAGGAGGGCCCCTGCCGTGCCATGCACTGGCGCTACTTCTTCAACATGACCACCATGCAGTGTGAGCAGTTTGTCTACGGTGGCTGTCAGGGCAACGAGAACCGCTTCCAGAACCAGATGTCTTGCATGGAGTACTGTAGaccacacaaaa CTACTCCTATGCTCTGCCTGGATCCCCTGGATAAAGGAGGCTGTGCTGCGTCTATACTGCGCTATTACTACAACTCAGCTTCCAGGATGTGTGAGCAGTTCATCTATTCAGGCTGTGGAGGAAGCAGCAACAACTTTATATCCAGGCAAAGCTGCATGGACGTCTGTGCTAAAG CTaggaaaccatggaaacccagAAGAACAGGCTTGAAGAGAACAACCGCCAAAAAACGCATTAGAATAAAGTCTAATAACGGTATTAAATGGTCAAAAATTTGA